A window of the Apodemus sylvaticus chromosome 15, mApoSyl1.1, whole genome shotgun sequence genome harbors these coding sequences:
- the Dvl3 gene encoding segment polarity protein dishevelled homolog DVL-3 isoform X1, protein MGETKIIYHLDGQETPYLVKLPLPAERVTLADFKGVLQRPSYKFFFKSMDDDFGVVKEEISDDNAKLPCFNGRVVSWLVSAEGSHPEPAPFCADNPSELPPSMERTGGIGDSRPPSFHPHASGGSQENLDNDTETDSLVSAQRERPRRKDGPEHAARLNGTTKGERRREPGGYDSSSTLMSSELETTSFFDSDEDDSTSRFSSSTEQSSASRLMRRHKRRRRKQKVSRIERSSSFSSITDSTMSLNIITVTLNMEKYNFLGISIVGQSNERGDGGIYIGSIMKGGAVAADGRIEPGDMLLQVNEINFENMSNDDAVRVLREIVHKPGPITLTVAKCWDPSPRGCFTLPRSEPIRPIDPAAWVSHTAAMTGTFPAYGVSPSLSTITSTSSSITSSIPDTERLDDFHLSIHSDMAAIVKAMASPESGLEVRDRMWLKITIPNAFIGSDVVDWLYHNVEGFTDRREARKYASNLLKAGFIRHTVNKITFSEQCYYIFGDLCGNMANLSLHDHDGSSGASDQDTLAPLPHPGAAPWPMAFPYQYPPPPHPYNPHPGFPELGYSYGGGSASSQHSEGSRSSGSNRSGSDRRKEKDPKAGDSKSGGSGSESDHTTRSSLRGPRERAPSERSGPAASEHSHRSHHSLTSSLRSHHTHPSYGPPGVPPLYGPPMLMMTPPPAAMGPPGAPPGRDLASVPPELTASRQSFRMAMGNPSEFFVDVM, encoded by the exons ATGGGCGAGACCAAGATCATCTACCACCTGGACGGCCAGGAGACGCCGTACCTGGTGAAGCTGCCCCTGCCCGCCGAGCGCGTCACCTTGGCTGACTTTAAGGGCGTTCTGCAGCGGCCCAGCTATAAGTTCTTCTTCAAGTCTATGGACGACGATTTTGG GGTGGTGAAGGAAGAGATCTCGGACGACAATGCCAAGCTACCCTGCTTCAATGGCCGGGTGGTGTCCTGG CTGGTCTCTGCTGAGGGCTCACACCCAGAGCCAGCCCCTTTCTGTGCCGACAACCCGTCAGAGCTGCCACCTTCAATGGAACGCACTGGAGGCATTGGGGACTCTCGGCCCCCCTCCTTCCA CCCTCATGCTAGTGGGGGCAGCCAGGAGAACCTAGACAATGACACAGAGACCGACTCGTTGGTGTCTGCCCAGAGAGAGCGGCCCCGACGGAAGGATGGCCCAGAGCACG CAGCCCGGCTCAATGGAACCACAAAGGGCGAGCGGCGACGGGAGCCGGGCGGCTATGACAGCTCATCTACACTCATGAGCAGCGAGCTGGAGACGACCAGTTTCTTTGATTCAGATGAGGATGACTCCACCAGCAG GTTCAGCAGTTCCACGGAACAGAGCAGTGCCTCGCGCCTGATGAGAAGACACAAGCGGCGGCGACGGAAGCAGAAGGTCTCCCGGATTGAGAGG TCCTCCTCCTTCAGCAGCATCACCGACTCTACCATGTCTCTCAATATCATCACAGTCACCCTCAACATGG AAAAGTATAACTTCTTGGGCATCTCCATTGTGGGCCAGAGCAATGAGCGAGGTGATGGGGGCATCTACATTGGCTCCATCATGAAGGGTGGGGCTGTGGCAGCTGATGGACGCATTGAGCCAGGAGATATGCTACTGCAG GTAAATGAGATCAACTTCGAGAACATGAGTAACGACGACGCAGTCCGAGTACTTCGGGAGATTGTGCACAAGCCAGG GCCCATCACTCTGACTGTAGCCAAGTGCTGGGACCCAAGTCCTCGTGGCTGCTTCACATTACCCCGGA GTGAGCCCATCCGTCCCATTGACCCTGCAGCCTGGGTCTCTCACACTGCGGCCATGACAGGCACCTTCCCCGCATATGGCGTGAGCCCCTCCCTAagcaccatcacctccaccagtTCCTCCATCACCAGCTCCATCCCCGACACAGAAC GCCTAGATGATTTCCACCTCTCCATCCACAGTGACATGGCGGCCATCGTGAAAGCCATGGCCTCCCCTGAGTCAGGGTTGGAGGTCCGAGACCGCATGTGGCTCAAGATTACCATTCCCAATGCTTTCATCG GCTCCGATGTGGTGGACTGGCTGTACCACAACGTGGAAGGATTCACCGATCGGCGGGAGGCCCGCAAGTATGCTAGCAACCTGCTGAAAGCTGGCTTCATCCGCCATACGGTCAACAAGATCACCTTCTCCGAGCAGTGCTACTACATCTTCGGGGACCTCTGTGGCA ACATGGCCAACCTATCCCTTCACGACCATGATGGCTCCAGTGGCGCCTCTGACCAGGACACACTGGCTCCTTTGCCGCACCCAGGAGCTGCCCCTTGGCCTATGGCTTTCCCTTACCAGTACCCACCACCTCCGCATCCCTACAACCCTCACCCAGGCTTCCCAGAACTGGGCTACAGCTACGGTGGGGGCAGCGCCAGCAGTCAGCACAGTGAAG GCAGTCGGAGCAGTGGTTCCAACCGAAGTGGCAGCGACCGGCGCAAGGAGAAGGACCCAAAAGCGGGGGACTCCAAGTCAGGTGGCAGCGGCAGCGAGTCAGACCACACCACACGCAGCAGTCTGCGGGGGCCCCGGGAGCGCGCACCGAGCGAGCGCTCAGGCCCGGCGGCCAGCGAGCACAGCCACCGCAGTCACCATTCACTGACCAGCAGCCTGCGCAGCCACCACACGCACCCGAGCTATGGCCCACCCGGTGTGCCCCCTCTCTATGGTCCCCCGATGCTGATGATGACCCCGCCGCCGGCAGCCATGGGGCCCCCAGGAGCCCCTCCAGGGCGTGACCTGGCCTCGGTGCCCCCGGAACTGACGGCCAGCAGACAGTCCTTCCGCATGGCAATGGGAAACCCCAGTGAGTTCTTTGTGGATGTGATGTGA
- the Dvl3 gene encoding segment polarity protein dishevelled homolog DVL-3 isoform X2 — MGETKIIYHLDGQETPYLVKLPLPAERVTLADFKGVLQRPSYKFFFKSMDDDFGVVKEEISDDNAKLPCFNGRVVSWLVSAEGSHPEPAPFCADNPSELPPSMERTGGIGDSRPPSFHPHASGGSQENLDNDTETDSLVSAQRERPRRKDGPEHARLNGTTKGERRREPGGYDSSSTLMSSELETTSFFDSDEDDSTSRFSSSTEQSSASRLMRRHKRRRRKQKVSRIERSSSFSSITDSTMSLNIITVTLNMEKYNFLGISIVGQSNERGDGGIYIGSIMKGGAVAADGRIEPGDMLLQVNEINFENMSNDDAVRVLREIVHKPGPITLTVAKCWDPSPRGCFTLPRSEPIRPIDPAAWVSHTAAMTGTFPAYGVSPSLSTITSTSSSITSSIPDTERLDDFHLSIHSDMAAIVKAMASPESGLEVRDRMWLKITIPNAFIGSDVVDWLYHNVEGFTDRREARKYASNLLKAGFIRHTVNKITFSEQCYYIFGDLCGNMANLSLHDHDGSSGASDQDTLAPLPHPGAAPWPMAFPYQYPPPPHPYNPHPGFPELGYSYGGGSASSQHSEGSRSSGSNRSGSDRRKEKDPKAGDSKSGGSGSESDHTTRSSLRGPRERAPSERSGPAASEHSHRSHHSLTSSLRSHHTHPSYGPPGVPPLYGPPMLMMTPPPAAMGPPGAPPGRDLASVPPELTASRQSFRMAMGNPSEFFVDVM; from the exons ATGGGCGAGACCAAGATCATCTACCACCTGGACGGCCAGGAGACGCCGTACCTGGTGAAGCTGCCCCTGCCCGCCGAGCGCGTCACCTTGGCTGACTTTAAGGGCGTTCTGCAGCGGCCCAGCTATAAGTTCTTCTTCAAGTCTATGGACGACGATTTTGG GGTGGTGAAGGAAGAGATCTCGGACGACAATGCCAAGCTACCCTGCTTCAATGGCCGGGTGGTGTCCTGG CTGGTCTCTGCTGAGGGCTCACACCCAGAGCCAGCCCCTTTCTGTGCCGACAACCCGTCAGAGCTGCCACCTTCAATGGAACGCACTGGAGGCATTGGGGACTCTCGGCCCCCCTCCTTCCA CCCTCATGCTAGTGGGGGCAGCCAGGAGAACCTAGACAATGACACAGAGACCGACTCGTTGGTGTCTGCCCAGAGAGAGCGGCCCCGACGGAAGGATGGCCCAGAGCACG CCCGGCTCAATGGAACCACAAAGGGCGAGCGGCGACGGGAGCCGGGCGGCTATGACAGCTCATCTACACTCATGAGCAGCGAGCTGGAGACGACCAGTTTCTTTGATTCAGATGAGGATGACTCCACCAGCAG GTTCAGCAGTTCCACGGAACAGAGCAGTGCCTCGCGCCTGATGAGAAGACACAAGCGGCGGCGACGGAAGCAGAAGGTCTCCCGGATTGAGAGG TCCTCCTCCTTCAGCAGCATCACCGACTCTACCATGTCTCTCAATATCATCACAGTCACCCTCAACATGG AAAAGTATAACTTCTTGGGCATCTCCATTGTGGGCCAGAGCAATGAGCGAGGTGATGGGGGCATCTACATTGGCTCCATCATGAAGGGTGGGGCTGTGGCAGCTGATGGACGCATTGAGCCAGGAGATATGCTACTGCAG GTAAATGAGATCAACTTCGAGAACATGAGTAACGACGACGCAGTCCGAGTACTTCGGGAGATTGTGCACAAGCCAGG GCCCATCACTCTGACTGTAGCCAAGTGCTGGGACCCAAGTCCTCGTGGCTGCTTCACATTACCCCGGA GTGAGCCCATCCGTCCCATTGACCCTGCAGCCTGGGTCTCTCACACTGCGGCCATGACAGGCACCTTCCCCGCATATGGCGTGAGCCCCTCCCTAagcaccatcacctccaccagtTCCTCCATCACCAGCTCCATCCCCGACACAGAAC GCCTAGATGATTTCCACCTCTCCATCCACAGTGACATGGCGGCCATCGTGAAAGCCATGGCCTCCCCTGAGTCAGGGTTGGAGGTCCGAGACCGCATGTGGCTCAAGATTACCATTCCCAATGCTTTCATCG GCTCCGATGTGGTGGACTGGCTGTACCACAACGTGGAAGGATTCACCGATCGGCGGGAGGCCCGCAAGTATGCTAGCAACCTGCTGAAAGCTGGCTTCATCCGCCATACGGTCAACAAGATCACCTTCTCCGAGCAGTGCTACTACATCTTCGGGGACCTCTGTGGCA ACATGGCCAACCTATCCCTTCACGACCATGATGGCTCCAGTGGCGCCTCTGACCAGGACACACTGGCTCCTTTGCCGCACCCAGGAGCTGCCCCTTGGCCTATGGCTTTCCCTTACCAGTACCCACCACCTCCGCATCCCTACAACCCTCACCCAGGCTTCCCAGAACTGGGCTACAGCTACGGTGGGGGCAGCGCCAGCAGTCAGCACAGTGAAG GCAGTCGGAGCAGTGGTTCCAACCGAAGTGGCAGCGACCGGCGCAAGGAGAAGGACCCAAAAGCGGGGGACTCCAAGTCAGGTGGCAGCGGCAGCGAGTCAGACCACACCACACGCAGCAGTCTGCGGGGGCCCCGGGAGCGCGCACCGAGCGAGCGCTCAGGCCCGGCGGCCAGCGAGCACAGCCACCGCAGTCACCATTCACTGACCAGCAGCCTGCGCAGCCACCACACGCACCCGAGCTATGGCCCACCCGGTGTGCCCCCTCTCTATGGTCCCCCGATGCTGATGATGACCCCGCCGCCGGCAGCCATGGGGCCCCCAGGAGCCCCTCCAGGGCGTGACCTGGCCTCGGTGCCCCCGGAACTGACGGCCAGCAGACAGTCCTTCCGCATGGCAATGGGAAACCCCAGTGAGTTCTTTGTGGATGTGATGTGA